In a genomic window of Wyeomyia smithii strain HCP4-BCI-WySm-NY-G18 chromosome 1, ASM2978416v1, whole genome shotgun sequence:
- the LOC129718899 gene encoding uncharacterized protein LOC129718899 codes for MHNMLFEGHPSKKESILSAYRGGGRRPGTNDRRFERTSTDRMFRSRIVDRSFERSAIKEEGFHTMIKVLSSLGIQSIRVPELRRDSVRVELFKQAVNSLKQILKVDCPVYYQDTDVPIVRDIIDNYGISTKSEKFQILTLLASSWSRQKMIDVTGCSKWFAAKSLKVRDTKGILKLPDTCISLSESERKAHAEATQFFHDCTTTMPGIKDTISVRTSSKRGTRQKRLLLGSLNEIFANFKDLFPDSKIGFTMFAKFRPPECILSGSSGTHTVCVCA; via the exons ATGCACAACATGTTGTTTGAAGGTCACCCATCTAAAAAAGAATCAATTTTGTCAGCCTACAGAGGTGGAGGAAGACGACCTGGAACAAACGATAGAAGATTTGAAAGAACCAGCACCGATCGAATGTTTAGAAGCAGAATCGTCGATCGAAGTTTTGAGAGAAGTGCCATCAAAGAAGAAGGCTTCCACACCATGATTAAAGTTTTATCTAGCCTTGGAATCCAGTCCATCAGAGTACCGGAGCTACGACGAGATAGCGTGCGCGTTGAATTGTTCAAACAGGCTGTGAACTCACTCAAACAAATATTGAAGGTGGATTGCCCTGTGTACTATCAAGACACAGATGTTCCTATTGTAAGAGATATTATTGATAATTATGGAATATCAACCAAATCAGAAAAGTTCCAAATTCTAACTTTGCTAGCGTCCTCCTGGAGTAGACAAAAAATGATTGATGTAACCGGATGTA GTAAGTGGTTTGCTGCAAAATCTCTGAAGGTTCGTGACACGAAAGGAATTTTAAAATTACCAGATACATGTATCTCGCTATCAGAGTCAGAAAGGAAAGCTCACGCGGAAGCAACTCAATTTTTTCACGATTGTACTACTACGATGCCAGGTATTAAAGATACAATCAGTGTTAGAACCTCTAGTAAACGTGGAACCAGACAAAAACGTTTGCTTTTGGGatctctgaacgaaattttcgCCAATTTTAAAGATTTATTTCCGGATTCTAAGATTGGTTTTACGATGTTCGCCAAGTTTCGACCACCGGAATGCATACTTTCTGGAAGCTCTGGTACACAtacagtgtgtgtgtgtgcatga